A window from Kwoniella newhampshirensis strain CBS 13917 chromosome 3, whole genome shotgun sequence encodes these proteins:
- a CDS encoding phosphoribosylaminoimidazolesuccinocarboxamide synthase — protein sequence MADSAFAQPTTAEKGSNIVLSPEAEAQYDRITRNLQEVTSGEIIRKVLSEGEVVRAYWGSATTGRPHIAYCVPLCKIADFLTAGVSVTVLLAGMSTILFVVKGYKANIHPPPKDLHAFLDASKSTLETVQHRVKYYSRLFKAVFTSLGVPVDKLKFVTGTSYQLKADYTLDVYKFHALTSTREAEHAGADVVKESESPLMSSLLYPGLQALDEQYLDVHFQFGGVDQRKIFMYAAHFLPKMGYAKRAHLMNAMVPGLSGGKMSSSDPKSKIDFLDSAADVKAKIKAALCPPGEIENNGVLAFLKAVLIPVQELKIEQAAGRGEPGPVGEGSFVKAGAPEGTVFSISRPDKFGGDIHVSSYKQLEKEYVAQNIHPGDLKTGVQDALITLLAPIRKEFEEDKEWQEIERLAYPGSSLAPTQPEEKKVKKKDVRSKPPTEEERAALRAAKEQEKAAKEQEKAAKEQGKLAKEQEQASRAQAKVAKDQEKAAKAAAKASNEGSQPPVPPPGAIKSAELVQNSVDAAKIEPVPVASGSGSQTCVTSTDLPKLKLIAKGKVRDIYAIPGEDDKLLFIATDRMSAFDVIMNNGIPSKGITLTTLSLFWFDKLKQIIPNHVLTPSPSSCFGSPAEAWNEFPRSLDEYRDQLEGRSMIVKKCEVVKIEAIVRGYITGSAWSEYKKSQTVHSIPMPAGLVESAKLPKPLFTPSTKADLGDHDENIHPDKVKDICGPELAAEIERVAVQLYTEAAQYALERGLILADTKFEFGLLQSPSSPNKPELILIDEVLTPDSSRYWAEADYVPGKPQASFDKQYLRDWLISEGLKAKEDVTLPEHVVSETRRKYEEARDRVMGLGEFGKHGRRGVTAGDEETGLQTDQVEDTIEVEARQKFEIHGRVGVKAGDEETGLQTDQVEDAIEEEARKL from the exons ATGGCCGACTCCGCCTTCGCCCAACCAACAACAGCTGAGAAAGGCTCGaacatcgtcctctcgCCTGAAGCCGAGGCTCAGTATGACAGGATCACGAGGAACCTGCAGGAGGTAACTAGCGGAGAGATCATCAGGAAGGTCTTGAGCGAGGGAGAGGTTGTCCGAGCGTACTGGG GTTCTGCTACTACTGGCCGAC CGCACATCGCTTACTGCGTTCCATTATGCAAAATTGCCGACTTCTTGACTGCTGGTGTCAGCGTTACCGTTCTGCTTGCCGGTATGTCTACTATTTTGTTCGTTGTCAAAGGATATAAAGCTAATATTCACCCCCCCCCCAAAGAT CTCCACGCCTTCCTTGACGCCTCGAAGTCAACTCTCGAGACCGTACAGCACAGAGTCAAATACTACTCCAGGCTCTTTAAAGCTGTCTTCACAAGCCTCGGAGTTCCCGTCGACAAGCTCAAGTTCGTCACCGGTACCAGCTACCAGCTCAAAGCGGACTACACCCTTGATGTCtacaa ATTCCATGCTCTTACTTCCACAAGGGAGGCCGAACATGCTGGTGCAGACGTCGTCAAGGAGTCAGAATCACCCTTGATGAGTAGTTTGCTCTACCCTGGTCTGCAAGCTTTAGATGAGCAGTACCTTGATGTTCACTTTCAATTCGGTGGTGTTGACCAG CGAAAGATCTTCATGTACGCCGCTCACTTCCTTCCCAAAATGGGCTACGCCAAACGTGCCCATCTCATGAATGCCATGGTCCCTGGTCTTTcaggaggaaagatgtcTTCATCCGACCCAAAATCCAAGATCGACTTCCTGGACTCTGCTGCCGACGTCAAGGCAAAGATCAAGGCTGCGCTCTGTCCCCCTGGAGAAATCGAGAACAACGGTGTTCTCGCTTTCCTCAAAGCTGTCCTCATCCCTGTGCAAGAGTTGAAGATCGAACAAGCTGCAGGTCGGGGAGAACCTGGTCCTGTCGGAGAAGGCAGTTTCGTCAAGGCTGGAGCACCTGAAGGAACCGTCTTCAGCATATCTCGACCGGACAAATTCGGTGGTGATATCCATGTCTCAAGCTACAAGCAactggagaaggagtacGTTGCGCAGAATATCCATCCTGGTGATCTGAAGACTGGAGTTCAGGACGCTTTGATCACCCTCCTGGCGCCTATCAGGAAAGAGTTCGAGGAGGACAAAGAGTGGCAGGAGATCGAGCGATTGGCTTACCCTGGTTCATCATTGGCTCCAACTCAGCCTGAAGAGAAAAAGGTG AAAAAGAAGGACGTTCGATCCAAGCCACCcacagaggaagagcgagcCGCGCTTCGAGCAGCTaaggagcaggagaaggctgCCAAGGAGCAAGAAAAAGCCGCTAAGGAGCAAGGGAAGCTCGCCaaggagcaagagcaagCTTCTCGGGCGCAAGCCAAGGTGGCGAAGGATCAAGAGAAGGCTGCTAAAGCCGCTGCCAAGGCATCGAACGAAGGCTCGCAACCACCTGTCCCTCCTCCAGGGGCCATCAAGTCCGCTGAGCTGGTTCAAAATTCAGTCGACGCTGCAAAGATCGAGCCTGTACCTGTTGCAAGCGGCAGCGGATCCCAAACATGCGTTACCTCGACCGACCTGCCCAAACTCAAACTGATTGCGAAGGGTAAAGTGAGAGATATCTATGCTATCCCtggagaggatgacaaGCTTTTGTTCATTGCAACGGATAGGATGAGCGCTTTCGACGTGATCATGAACAAC GGTATCCCATCAAAAGGTATCACCCTTACTACTCTCTCCCTTTTCTGGTTCGACAAGCTCAAGCAAATCATTCCCAACCACGTCCTCAcaccttccccttcatcatgCTTCGGCTCTCCCGCCGAGGCGTGGAATGAATTCCCTCGTTCTCTGGACGAGTACAGAGATCAGCTCGAGGGTAGAAGTATGATCGTGAAGAAGTGCGAGGTGGTGAAAATTGAGGCTATCGTCAGGGGTTACATTACGG GTTCTGCTTGGAGCGAGTACAAGAAGTCGCAGACAGTCCACTCTATCCCCATGCCAGCCGGTCTGGTCGAGTCAGCCAAACTGCCCAAACCGTTGTTTACTCCCTCTACGAAAGCTGATCTGGGTGACCACGATGAGAACATCCATCCGGAcaagg TCAAGGATATCTGCGGTCCTGAACTCGCTGCGGAAATCGAGCGAGTCGCGGTCCAACTCTACACAGAAGCCGCGCAGTACGCTCTTGAACGTGGTTTGATCCTCGCCGACACCAAGTTCGAATTTGGATTGCTCcaatctccttcatcgcctAACAAACCTGAACTGATCCTCATTGACGAGGTCCTCACTCCTGATTCCTCGCGTTACTGGGCCGAAGCAGATTACGTTCCTGGTAAACCTCAAGCGTCATTCGATAAACAGTACTTGAGAGACTGGTTGATTTCGGAAGGTCTcaaggcgaaggaggacgtCACTTTACCTGAACATGTGGTCAGTGAGACGAGAAGGAAATACGAGGAAGCGAGAGATAGAGTGATGGGATTGGGCGAGTTTGGGAAacatggaagaagaggcgtAACGGCcggtgatgaagagacgGGTCTTCAGACCGATCAGGTTGAGGATACGATTGAAGTGGAGGCGAGACAAAAGTTCGAGATACATGGAAGGGTCGGAGTGAAAgctggagatgaggagacgGGGCTTCAGACGGATCAAGTGGAGGATGCTatagaggaggaggcgaggAAGCTGTAG